Within Rhipicephalus microplus isolate Deutch F79 chromosome 9, USDA_Rmic, whole genome shotgun sequence, the genomic segment CACTCGGCTGTATTTTGCCGCTGTCGTCGGTGACCGCTGCCATTCACCGAATACGTATACGTATCTACATacacgaaaacgcaagaaagaaaaaaataataccaAAAAAGgctccggcacgcggaatcgaacgtcaGACATCTTCCTTTCAAGTGCATGGTGTTAGCCACCTAGCCACAAAGGTGCGCCTGACTTAACCTTGAAATggaaagctatttatatctaccacttaccacttcCGATGGCTATCTCGGCGGAACTGTTGTGTTTTAATCATTACCAGAGAGATAGAGCAAAGAGTGCGCTTTGAAAGATTGTCACGAGGCGgcagtaccgctatctcgcatcttttcaccataaattcatcatatacaagtaccgccatccagcggacattctaaggactaaacgggaggtggctactactacaaacacgggacatacgacccacggcgtacaaggagctttgcccctaaatcaCAAGACCAGAAAGTATAAGAtcaggttgattggcggatcatgagagAGGCGTTTGCCctgcgtaatcaggctgatgatgatgtactCGACTATGGGACAGCGGGAAGCTCCCGATGAACAAGCATAAAGCGTGGCTGAATGTGCATAGAGTGTGTCTAGAAAAAGATGTTCGTCAATTTATAGCACGACGGACTTTTCTATGGAAGAGCAATAACATTTCCCAATGATAattctgtgtttagaaaaggtgcaACGATCTAGAGTTcccgtactctactatgggagagtagaAAGCCGTCCCGGCCTAGCGGATGTATAAACATACTCCTCTCACCTGAGTATTTTGAAAAAAGTTTTAAACAATTAAGAGTACTAGGTCCTCTACTtttggagagcataaagccatcccgtgggcgtCAATGAAGCCGTTCCAAGACAGGGAaatgtgtgtttagagaaatttattctcacgaacagtgaaaatctgttacaattaaaaaaaaaacatcgcgacGGAACACGACATTCacaagaattgttacaaaaaggGAAAtgtatgaggggggggggggggagttagaaAAAGCGGGAAATGATTTAGAGTAAAGGGTACTCTACGATGGGAGGGCTTGAAGCCGTCCCATGGACCTcaatgtgtttaaaaaaagggGGTGATGATTTATAGTACTGGGCACTCTATTATGGAAGAGCATAttgccgtcccgtgggcctcacacttgatgggGCCCTTTTGCGTGTGTGACGTCattgtgtgtttataaaaagtggttaacggtttagagtacttggtactctactataggagagctgaaagccatccccAAGGCGCTGCTGGGTGTGTGAAGAAAAGCGCATTGTAGCCTGCCTACAAATACATACTGCAATCAATGAGATGCAGTACTTGTAGAACTGTTCACATACACTCTCTTGCTAAGCCTGCGCGCTGGCTCTGGTTGTCAACCAGAAGGcgcagttttcatatttagtcagtACATCGGGCAACCGTAATAATGATATTGCATAACCACATATCCTAAAGTCTTTTCAATGTTTATTTTAAAGTATCGAGATTATCTGAAATTGTATTATAGAAAGGCGCGTTTCACCTGGGTCGTAGAACTGCACCTACAATCTACTTTGAATGTGTGATATTGTCTTATTCGTGGCCCTCTTCTGGCTGGACATTTATGGGTTGTCCAGCAGGACCGCAATGTGGCCCAGTGGCTTGGCCCGCTGGTCCTTAAGTGAGAGCTGCCCACTGCGTGTTAAGGCACGCTCTGcaagacctcaataaagtttttagAGGTGAACCTTTTTAAGACacgcgtccccgatgtatgtagtaggagTAGTAGGTGTAGTCACCTCTTGTTTAACTCTTGGAATGTCTgcttgatggcggtacttgtgtataatcaatatacgatgaaaagatgcgagatggcggtacttggagtgttcactagatggatggacgcaagcacgcacgaacggatggacggatgaacggaagcgAGAACGTACGGACGAAGACTGCGCCCCACTCACTAtttactccgtgaatatgctgcgagtTTTCATACGATGCGCGAGCGTATAGTGCTATGGACACAAGTATTTTTTTAGCagactcaatgaaaaaaaaaaaacttcacatgTGTTCTTTTCCCACGCAAGACGCATAGCTAAAAGGAAACATAAGCTCTCTCGAGGATGCTTAGTTTCCAACCTAGGCCTCCACGCTATGAATTATCGCTTATAACTTGATCATGGGCTCCGCCCTTTACGAGGAGGACAAAATAATGAAGGTACAAGCAAGGATTCTGTACAACGGATTTATTTTTCGAAGGGCAGCTTCTATGGGGCATTGAATACTAATTAAGCGTTCACCTGAGATGCGGAAGACTCTTTACATGACAACACTCGCGGCGTGCACATTATTCTTGTCCCGTAGTATTGGTTGGACATTCTAAGTACTTTCCAACTCGCCTAATCCGCAGCCTTACTCATTCAtccgaaagctttttttttagcaCAAGACATGTACAGAAATACCAAAATACCCGTTTAATGGACCTGATTGTTGAATATCGTTAGCGGTAGAAAAGAAGTCGTCTATTGCAGTGGCTAATATAAACACTGCATTAAGATCGAACAAAAGTACCTGAAATCAGTAAAACAAAAAGATAAAGCAAGGAAAGGCAATGCCACACTAATTATAAATTCGTCTAACAATATTGCCACGAGCATGGCATGAGATTGTGGCCTGGAACAGAACCGAGAACAAAGCAGCAGAAGGAACGATCAGTCGGGTTACCAGTAATAAGCTCAGCTCGATGTCCTGGTGTTTCGAAAGACAGAGGTTATGTGCTATTCGCGGTAACGTTGGAATATATTAGCTTAACACCTTTTGTAAAGGGCTCTTCAACGCATTAAGTTTGAAGACGAGGGAGAAGTTTTATTTCCGCATTCGCAACCCTTCCTGCAGGTGATATCTTCTCCTCGCCGCCTATTTTTTAAAAGCGCTTGTAGAATGTCAGCACTAACCGTTTAGCCTATCCATATTTCGCGTTTATCAGTTACACGCTGTTACGTCCGCTTCAACGGTCAGAGGAAAGACATCGAGGAAAGTGAAAGCTTATCATTCATGTTACTTGTGCCAGACAAGAAAAAATAGATGCGTGGCTGCATTGCAAACCATTTAAGGATGCATTTCGAAAATATTACGTGTATATAGACAAATCGATACTATGTACTGTATAGACGTCACCAAAATTGCTGTTTTTGCGTCACGAAATGCGCTGAACAGGCGAGAAATGCCAGGATATAGTaatgcagttgtttttttttgtatttttgcaggCTGgtgagggcccctttaaaagagaaataaaaatgaaGGCAGTGTCCAGGAACAGGCAGTGTTGTTTACTGTCAATAAGGAAGTGATTTCACTGGCTTTAAAATTACAATTTGTTTTATCATGCCTTAGCCCACATTTTTTCGTCGTCTGCTGGAAAATGCAACGCCCTTTGAACCAACTGGCGCTCGAAAAATGCACGCGCTGTGCGCACGGCGATTCTTGAATGAgcaaagatgaaaaagaagaaaagcgcaAAACTTACGCGCGCCCTTCACGACAAGCGGGAATCGAGCAGAAGGGAAAGAAGGAGGCGTCAGCCTGAATTTCGCATCCCGAAGATCGGCGGGAGGCTGGGGAAAGGAAGAGAGGAAGAACGGGAAATGGCAAGTGAGTACTACGGCGCTGGGGCGGCTGCGCCGCTAGACCTTTTCACGAAGGCACCCGCGGTTACGGCCGGAGAGGCCGCCGCCGCTTCGTATCCCGGATGCCAGCCGACGCTCGCGCATGCTCGGTGCTTTGCTCTAACGAGACGAAAAATAAAGGAAGGGCGGGAGAAAATAGGGAAGCGCCGAAAAAGAGGGAAGGAGGCTCGCCCTACCCGGGACGCAGCTGCGGTGTGCTAGCCACCGCCTAGCGCGCTCCCTTCTTATGACCATTGATTGGTGCCTCAAAAACGAATCCTTCACTGGCCTCTTTAGTTGCTGGTTTGAGATTAAAGCGTTGTCTCTCAAAACAGGAACGTACTAAGGCATGCGTACTTTTGATAAAGATTTCAAAAAAATAACTGTCTTCTTTTGCACCAGGTGACGGGGCTAGCGGCGAGTACTGGCTATTTGCGAAACGTTTTTTGGCGGGTTCACGGGGGCGCCACGTAGCGGCCGCCGATCTAGGGCACAGCGGCAGCGGGCGCATGGCGTCGGCGGCGGGGTATAAAACGGCCGCGTCCGGCAAAGCCCGACCCGGTGCCAGTGCGCGGTCGGGCGGCAGGGCCGCCGTGACCCCGTCCTCGGACGTCGGCGCCGGACTGCCGGGATGAATAGCGCGGCGGTCATCGGGCGCCAGCTACGCCAACAGAACACGGGACGCGCGGGAGCCGCCGGCGGCTCGTCTCTCACCGCAGCCTCGGCGCGCGCTCGCGCCCCGTCCCACTGCAACCTGATCCCGGCGCAGTCTCAGCAGCTCCAGCAGCACGCTCACCAGCAGCAAGCGCATGGCGGTGCCTCTGGCGCCGGCGGTGCAGCCTCGTCTCAGGAGAACAAGGACGAGTCATCGGGAACCCGGTGGACCTGGAGCTGCGTGTGGGAGGCATGCAAGGCACTCTCGGGGGGCATCTTTCTACTGGCCTTGGGCACGGCCATGTGCGTGGTGGGCTTTTTCGCCGAAGATTTGGCCACGTCGCCCGTGCCACGCCAGGGCAACGCGTCCGCCCCATCGGCAGCGGCGTCGTCGTCCACCACGTCGGACGGCGCCGCCGCTGAGTCGCAGGTGGCCACGACACTCGTGGTGGACCGCAATCGCGAGTACCACCTGCACAACCTGTCGTTCGCGGGTCCCGCCATCATGGGCCTGGGTGGCATCTTTATCGTGGCCGCTTGCGTGCTCACCTTCGAGGCCAAGGAGCGGCCCCACCATCAGCGTGTCGTGCCCGTGGACGAGAAGAGGCCCTCCGCCGCGGAGGTACTCATCCCGGTGCTGGCCAAGACGCCCCAAGGCACTCACCTCACCGTGCCGGCCGTGTGGACCACGACGGCCGCAGGAGCCAACAACAGCGACGACCCGGGGCCCTCGGAGCCGCCCCGGACGCTGGTGCTCCCGAAGAAGAACTCCGTCACCACGACGACTACGGCCACGACCACGACCACGTCGTCGCGCAGCAGCGCGGCGCCTCCGACCAGGAACAACGGCGGCCGAAGCAAGAGGGGCAGCGTGGCCGGCGCCAGTAGTAGCGCGAGCAGCTCCATCATCGCCGCTGCCTACACGGCCAGCAGGTCGGGGACGAAGACGGCCCGAACGTCGCTTTCGTCCACCACGACGTTCCTGCTGAGCCCGCGCTACGAGGAGCAGTTTCTGCCGTCGCCCGCGGATCTGCAGATCCAGGATCCGGACGGCTGTGACACGCCGGCCGACGAGTCGCTCTCCTCGGTCAGCATCGAACTGTACGCGCGGCGGTACACGAGGATGCCGTCGACTTCGTCGTCGCCGCGCCTCTTCGCGTCCGTCGAGAGCGACGGTCTCTCGGACTCTGACGACGACGACGCGGTGTCGCCCGGCGGCTACGCGCCCGCGGGGGCCTTCGAAGACCAGGTGGTTCCGTTGCTGGGACGGTGCAGCCCTCAGGACTTAGTGTATCTGCCACCGCCAACGTCGTCCCGGTCgtctcaccaccaccaccaccaccgggacgGTTCCAAGAGGTTCCCCGTACTGCGGCAGTCGGCGTCGAACGCCGCCGACGGCTGCAGTCGGGGCCTCAATGGCAGGGCTTCCGCCGACGAGATGGTGCCCAGCTAGGAGCGCGTTACTCTATCCGCCCCCGAATGGACCCGGTCTTCGGCCACTCTCCGCCGGGTGTGTGTTTTCAGCCGTTTCGTAAGAAGAGCTGTAACCCCCCTCCGGCCGCCCCCCGTCTCTCTTAGACCGAAGCTTCGTCGATCATGCTCGTTGTTTTTAAATTTATCCGTTTCTGTtcatcgatgatgcgctcgataCTCCGTGTACGAGAGGGATCCGTCTACGATGCAAGCTGAAAGCCCCGTCTTCCACAGTGTCGTGTCCTGCAGCTGCACCACGCTCGTCAAGCAGCGAGGACACACGCAAAGAGGTCAGTTACCTTTTTATTCTTGCAAGCCCTCGATTGCCATAGTTATGACATCCGGCCTTGTTGCGTTCCTTTCACAGCATGCTAAGGCAGCTATTTCAACGTCGTGCCATTTTGCCTGCCTTCAACTTGTCTTGCATGTCAGTCTCGAACAACCAGTGGCTAAGCATTGATACGTGTTTACAATGATCGAGGGCGGATGATATCACCCGATACTCAAAATAATAGCACGCTCGCTTTCCGGGAATAGAGGGATAACAAGAGAGTCGTTATCAAAATAGACTCCGGATCAATGTGGGCAGTTTACACTGCGTGATCGTACGCTGACTCGTGTTGACATAATGACGACTTCTCCATTGTCGACAACAGTGGAAGGATTGTTCATAGCAAAACACGCAGTTTGTGCCTATCGTGCGAAAAAAAATCTCGAAACGGCAAATAAAGCAATTAGTTGTAGTAGAGTATAGCTCCTAGTAAAATGTGCTTAAATGTGTGTGGAACTGATTGATAAAAATCCGAACGAAAATAATCTAGCCGATAGTGCATTATTGCCATCGAGTCGCAGTGATACGGGGATGCCGCCAGGGGGCCAGAGGGTGCGGACGCGTTTCACGTCGGTTCCGCGGATGTTTTATGTTTGTGGCAGAAATTCAGATCTTCGATCAACGGCATTCTACTCAGCAGTTTCTGGAAGGTCAGCGAATCCTGCCTATATCAAGTTTTTCGGAGGTGAGCCGCTTTTCTGGACACTGTAGCTCATTTATTGCGGTGCCACACTGGCACACGAACTAAGCCTAACGCAGCACCGGTAGACGCCGTCGCTCGCGCtgcagacgcggccggcgtctATGCCGAACCCAGCGAGCAGTGCGACGCCCCTTTGCTACTCGCTTAACGGCTTTATCCTCGACTGCAATGGAAGTTGTTCACGTAGACGGTGAAGAAATATCGCCGACAGATGTCCGCAAGGAGAATGGCTGGCTCGAGGTTCGGGCCAAATACAAGGAACGCAAGGCGCGCGTCGCGGGCACTGACCCTGCTGCGCAGACCGCTGACGCGCTCAACGATGATGAAGCGTTTGTCAAAAGAGCAGCCAGAAACGTGCGACGACTCAGCATGGCGACCAAAAAACCGAATCTGCCGGTGGACGACATCAAGGTCATCGTACG encodes:
- the LOC142771608 gene encoding uncharacterized protein LOC142771608; translation: MNSAAVIGRQLRQQNTGRAGAAGGSSLTAASARARAPSHCNLIPAQSQQLQQHAHQQQAHGGASGAGGAASSQENKDESSGTRWTWSCVWEACKALSGGIFLLALGTAMCVVGFFAEDLATSPVPRQGNASAPSAAASSSTTSDGAAAESQVATTLVVDRNREYHLHNLSFAGPAIMGLGGIFIVAACVLTFEAKERPHHQRVVPVDEKRPSAAEVLIPVLAKTPQGTHLTVPAVWTTTAAGANNSDDPGPSEPPRTLVLPKKNSVTTTTTATTTTTSSRSSAAPPTRNNGGRSKRGSVAGASSSASSSIIAAAYTASRSGTKTARTSLSSTTTFLLSPRYEEQFLPSPADLQIQDPDGCDTPADESLSSVSIELYARRYTRMPSTSSSPRLFASVESDGLSDSDDDDAVSPGGYAPAGAFEDQVVPLLGRCSPQDLVYLPPPTSSRSSHHHHHHRDGSKRFPVLRQSASNAADGCSRGLNGRASADEMVPS